Proteins encoded in a region of the Streptomyces sp. PCS3-D2 genome:
- a CDS encoding membrane protein, which yields MNIRSLTRGDGVVIGAAALLFIASFLDFYSTTGGDLPSAWDTDSYRLVLPSVFLLGFIAAGLLVAGRFLPESRKVLGLPMSAWGTVLAVSSAWSALWALITCPSTLDLGAGAVIAFLATLALAGVALFGAKLPALAGALVPESRPAAPQPYGGQPQPGAGYGYPGGQQPYGSTPQPVPPYGGTPTPAPGPQDSGAGHHAAAAPAPATDFSPFWFAVPVARPLFAEDGSSAQIAELAPGTWYLAVEQRGAAALVAQTQDGRRGILNDTSGIQRG from the coding sequence GTGAACATCCGCTCCCTCACTCGAGGCGACGGCGTGGTGATCGGAGCAGCGGCGCTGCTGTTCATCGCCTCGTTCCTCGATTTCTACTCCACCACGGGTGGCGACCTACCGAGCGCATGGGACACCGACTCCTACCGCCTGGTACTGCCCAGCGTCTTCCTGCTCGGGTTCATCGCCGCCGGTCTGCTCGTCGCGGGCCGCTTCCTGCCGGAGAGCCGCAAGGTGCTCGGCCTGCCGATGTCGGCGTGGGGCACGGTCCTCGCCGTCTCGTCCGCCTGGTCCGCGCTGTGGGCGCTGATCACCTGCCCGAGCACGCTCGACCTGGGCGCGGGCGCCGTCATCGCCTTCCTCGCCACCCTGGCTCTGGCCGGTGTGGCCCTCTTCGGCGCGAAGCTCCCGGCGCTCGCCGGTGCGCTGGTGCCGGAGTCGCGGCCCGCCGCCCCGCAGCCCTACGGCGGCCAGCCGCAGCCGGGTGCCGGCTACGGCTACCCGGGCGGGCAGCAGCCCTACGGTTCCACCCCGCAGCCGGTCCCGCCGTACGGGGGCACGCCGACTCCGGCACCCGGCCCGCAGGACTCGGGCGCCGGCCACCACGCGGCCGCAGCGCCCGCCCCGGCGACGGACTTCAGCCCGTTCTGGTTCGCGGTGCCGGTGGCCCGCCCCCTCTTCGCCGAGGACGGCTCGTCCGCACAGATCGCCGAACTCGCCCCGGGCACCTGGTACCTGGCCGTCGAGCAGCGCGGCGCGGCCGCCCTGGTCGCGCAGACGCAGGACGGCCGTCGCGGCATCCTGAACGACACCTCGGGCATCCAGCGCGGCTGA
- a CDS encoding LLM class F420-dependent oxidoreductase has translation MRLGLALGYWGRGPDPAHLRLATEAERLGYDSVWTAEAWGSDAFTPLTWIAAHTTRIRLGTAIAQMAARTPTATAMHALTLDHLSGGRMMLGLGLSGPQVVEGWYGRPFPASPLTATREYVDVIRQVLRREGPVALDGRFHRHPYRGEDGTGVGKPLKPITHPLRAGLPLLLGAEGPKNIAQTTRIADGWLPLYWSPTRTDVYRAALTDLPEDFMIAPMARAHVCDDVSEGLLPVKAMLGFYIGGMGHASRNFHADLMARMGYAEEAHRIQQLFLAGRRQEAVLAVPDAFADEISLIGPRERIAERLDLWRAGPVTDLLVTAPDPHTLRVLAELNG, from the coding sequence ATGCGCCTCGGACTCGCACTGGGCTACTGGGGTCGCGGCCCCGACCCGGCCCACCTGCGCCTCGCCACCGAGGCCGAGCGCCTCGGCTACGACTCGGTGTGGACCGCCGAAGCCTGGGGCTCCGACGCCTTCACCCCCCTGACCTGGATCGCCGCGCACACCACCCGGATCCGCCTGGGCACCGCCATCGCGCAGATGGCCGCCCGCACCCCCACCGCCACCGCCATGCACGCCCTCACCCTGGACCACCTCTCCGGCGGGCGGATGATGCTGGGCCTGGGCCTGTCCGGCCCGCAGGTCGTCGAGGGCTGGTACGGCCGCCCGTTCCCCGCCAGCCCGCTGACCGCCACCCGCGAGTACGTCGACGTCATCCGCCAGGTCCTGCGCCGCGAGGGTCCCGTCGCCCTCGACGGCCGCTTCCACCGCCACCCGTACCGCGGCGAGGACGGAACCGGGGTCGGCAAGCCCCTCAAGCCCATCACCCACCCGCTGCGCGCCGGCCTGCCGCTCCTCCTGGGCGCCGAAGGCCCCAAGAACATCGCCCAGACCACGCGGATCGCGGACGGCTGGCTGCCCCTGTACTGGTCACCGACCCGCACGGACGTCTACCGGGCCGCCCTGACCGACCTCCCCGAAGACTTCATGATCGCGCCGATGGCCCGGGCGCACGTCTGCGACGACGTCTCCGAGGGCCTGCTGCCGGTCAAGGCGATGCTCGGCTTCTACATCGGCGGCATGGGCCACGCCTCCCGCAACTTCCACGCGGACCTGATGGCCCGCATGGGCTATGCGGAGGAGGCCCACCGCATCCAGCAGCTCTTCCTCGCGGGCCGCAGGCAGGAGGCGGTCCTCGCCGTCCCGGACGCGTTCGCCGACGAGATCTCCCTGATCGGACCGCGCGAGCGGATCGCGGAACGGCTGGACCTGTGGCGCGCCGGCCCGGTCACGGACCTCCTGGTCACGGCCCCGGACCCGCACACCCTGCGCGTCCTGGCGGAGCTCAACGGCTGA